The following proteins come from a genomic window of Caloenas nicobarica isolate bCalNic1 chromosome 24, bCalNic1.hap1, whole genome shotgun sequence:
- the LOC135998171 gene encoding feather keratin 1-like, which yields MSCYNPCLPCQPCGPTPLANSCNEPCVQQCQDSHVYIQPSPVVVTLPGPILSSFPQNTAVGSSTSAAVGSILSSQGVPINSGGFGLSGLGSGICGTRRCFPC from the coding sequence ATGTCCTGCTACAAcccgtgcctgccctgccagccctgtggcccaaccccgctggccaacagctgcaatgagccctgtgtccagcagtgccaggactcccaCGTTTACATTCAACCCTCCCCcgtggtggtgaccctgcccggccccatcctcagctccttcccgcAGAACACCGCCGTGGGATCCTCCACCtccgctgctgttggcagcatcctcagctctcaGGGAGTGCCCATCAACTCCGGGGGCTTTGGCCTCTCTGGCCTGGGCAGCGGCATCTGTGGCACGAGGAGGTGTTTCCCCTGCTAA
- the LOC135998122 gene encoding feather keratin 1-like has protein sequence MSCYNQCLPCQPCGPTPLANSCNEPCVQQCQDSHVYIQPSPVVVTLPGPILSSFPQNTAVGSSTSAAVGSILSSQGVPINSGGFGLSGLGSGICGTRRCFPC, from the coding sequence ATGTCCTGCTACAACcagtgcctgccctgccagccctgtggcccaaccccgctggccaacagctgcaatgagccctgtgtccagcagtgccaggactcccaCGTTTACATTCAACCCTCCCCcgtggtggtgaccctgcccggccccatcctcagctccttcccgcAGAACACCGCCGTGGGATCCTCCACCtccgctgctgttggcagcatcctcagctctcaGGGAGTGCCCATCAACTCCGGGGGCTTTGGCCTCTCTGGCCTGGGCAGCGGCATCTGTGGCACGAGGAGGTGTTTCCCCTGCTAA